TGGGTCCACCATGACCGGGACCGGAGGAAGACTCTGCTGCCGGAGCTGCTGGCCAAGATCCGGCTTCCTCTCTGCCAGCCGCGCTTCCTGTCCGACCGGGTCCAGCAGGATGAGCTGATCCGCTGCTGCCACAGGTGCAGGTGAGGCGCGGCGCACCAGAGGCACCGGGACGGTCCAGGAGATCTGGACTCACATCAGTCAGGTTCTGATCGGTCCCGATTGGTCCTGATTATCACTGTGTTGATTGATCAGTATTGATCTCCTGGCAGGGACCTGGTGGATGAGGCCAAAGACTTCCACCTGGTCCTGGAGCGCCGCCCTCACCTGCCCTCTTTCAAGACGCGGCCGCGGTGCTGCACCTCCGTCTCAGGGCTCATCTACGCCGTGGGCGGCCTCAACAGCTCAGGTAGCTCCGCCTCTCTCACCTGAGCTGGCGCTGCCGAGTCCGTGTGGAGCTGAGTGAACCTCTTCCTTTGGCAGGTGACTCCTTGAACCTGGTGGAGGTGTTTGACCCGGTGGGGAACTTCTGGGAGCGCTGCCAGCCAATGAGGACGGCCCGCAGTCGAGTGGGCGTGGCCGTCGTTAACGGCCTGCTGTACGCCATCGGCGGATACGACGGCCAATCGCGACTCAGCACAGTGGAGGTGTACAACCCGGAGACGGACGGCTGGACTCAGGTGTCCAGCATGAACAGCCAGCGCAGGTCAGTGGCCCAGCTGCTCCACGACCGGAACCGACCGATCAATAACCCGATCAATAACCCGACTCCACCTTCCTCAGCGCCATGGGAACCGTGGTCATCGACGGCCATATTTACGTCTGTGGCGGATACGATGGGAAATCCTCTCTGAACTCTGTGGAGTGTTACTCTCCAGAAACCGACAGGTGAGTTCTTCTTCGTGGGCGTTCtgtgaggaagatgatgaagatgatggtcTCTCTCTCTTACCTGAGTTCAGGTGAATCTTGTTGACCTGATCTCCAGCGTCCGTAGCGCCCAGCGTTGCGACTTCCTGTCATGTGACTCACCATGTTTCCTCCTCAGGTGGAGCGTGGTGACGGAGATGAGCGTGAGTCGCAGCGCCACCGGCGTCACCGTGTTTGATGGGCGGATCTTCGTGTCTGGCGGCCATGACGGCCTGCAGATATTCAACACGGTCAGTGCCACCTCTGCCACCGCCGCCGCTCGCCGCCACCTGCTTGGCTCACTTGTGTGACTCCTCCCCCTGCAGGTGGAGTACTACAACCACCACACGGACCGCTGGCACCCGGCGCCGGCCATGCTCAACAAGCGCTGCCGCCATGGCGCCGCCTCGCTCGGAAGCCACATGTACGTTGCCGGCGGCTACGACGGCTCTGGCTTTCTGAGCGGCGTGGAGGTGCTGGCTGGCGTGTCGGGTCAGTGGAGCCTCCTGGTGGCCATGAACACGCGGCGCAGCCGGGTGTCGCTGGTGTCGACGGCGGGCCGGCTGTACGCCGTGGGCGGCTACGACGGCCAGTCCAACCTCAGCTCGGTGGAGATGCTGAACCCCGACACCAACCGCTGGGTGTTCATGGCGCCCATGGCGAGCCACGAGGGCGGCGTCGGCGTCGGCTGCGTTCTGCTGCAGCCCGCCTAGGGAGGGCGGGGCCCCCGGCGCTGACCAGAGCTTCTCGGTAGGACGGAGAGGCTCGCCTACCTCGGCATTCTGGGAAAGACTGTAGAGCTTGCAGCGGCTGCTACAATTAATTACTggcttctgattggtcagaggGAGTCCCATAGAGCTGCTAGCTGTAGCAACAGCACCTGGAGGGGCGGGGCTACGTGACCTGCAAGGGAGGAGTCACAGAGGCCACTGACGGAAGTGGTGGAGCTTCAGGGACATCAGGTGGTGGAGGTGACATCATCAGCACCTGGTCAGGTGCTTCCAGGACGTTTCCAGGTGACAGACGCTGGTTTACCTGCGCGAGCAAAGCTCATGTTGTTCcgataatttaatataaataatttattcaggATAAACGTGTTCAGTCCAATTTGTTTCTGGCATCATACCGACATCACATGACCAGCTTCGTCTTTACTTTAATAAAGTAAGATATTCTTTTACTTTATAGAGTCACTacatcaaaaacatattcatatattaaTATTTGCCAAATCACACAATGTGCTTAAAGCGTCAAAGTCGAAATGAAAACTACTTTGGTTAAACTGAGACTTTattgaactgaaaacaaaacattttccagaagcTCTTTGTGAACCTCctgctttttattaaatatcatcTCAGATTTTTGTCCAacttaaaaagttcattttctgaACTACAGAAGATAAATTGCAGCAATGCTCAGATACCTGATATTAATGCTGCTGAGgaaagatttaatatttttaactcaATCGTCTAAATAATGAATAGATTACGAAAATAATCACTTCTTGAtccattttagttgttttagtttattttggttattaGATGGTTTTTAATATTAGACAGCTTTGATGTTATGGCCTCAAAATTTATCGTCCAGCTGAATTAGTCACAGTGATGTGACTAATCAACTGATTCGATCGATCGATCAGTCTcaatattaatgcattttattcccTCTGAAGTCGTCTGGATGATCAGTTACTGATTCCTGATCGATCCAAATGTTATTGATTTCTGCTAATCCCAGCAGGTTATCATCTCCGTTACCATGGTGACATCTGATCAGGAACTAGGAAGCAGACCGGGTTCTATTGAACTGGCTTTATCAGAACCAGAAAAGCTGATTTAATGTTTTCGGACTCTCAGAAAAGCACCTGAACACACCAGATTCACCTtaagtcaattttattttgaaaacaacaaacaggaaatgttggTCAGAACAGGAGGACTACAGTCTGGAGcggaaacagaaccagaactgtgAGGTCCAAATTGGTCCTCGGACTCATCACACTCACACTGCATCTCATCCCGACCGTGTCGGTCCCACCTGGACCCGATTAGAACCAGGTCCGTTTTGGTCTCCAGCGGTTCTGGTCGTTGTAGATGTTGGTCTGGTTTGACtgggtggttctgatggttgaCAGAGGTTCGTTAACGACCCGGTCCCCTGATCCAGTGGTACCGGAACCGGAGTCTTCACTGGGCCGGAGGGCTGGCTGGTCCAGAAGGTTCTGCAGGGGGTGGAGCTTCAGGCCTGGAGTCTGCAGCAAAACACCTGCACAGATGAGTTACAGGGTCAGTTACAGCTTCCAGTCATGTGACTGAGGTAGGCGGGGCCTTTCTGAGCTACAGCGCCTCAAAATTGGTTTCACCTGGTGGGCGGAGCCAACCTCCCAGCCTTATGAAGCCTGACCAATCAGATTGTTCAGATGAAATGATAAGACAAACCTGAACGAGTCACCAGTTCACTGAACAGAAGTAAACTGAACTCTGCTATTGCTACATGTTGCTACATGCTATCGCTACCTGCTGTTGCTACATGTTGATATGTTGTTGCTCTGTAGCAACACCAACATGCAGCAAAACCAACATGTAGCAACACCAACATGCAGCAACACCAACATGCAGCAACACCAACATGCAGCAACACCAACATGCAGCAACACCAACATGCAGCAACACCAACATGTAGCAACACCAACATGTAGCAACACCAACATGTAGCAACACCAACATGTAGCAACACCAACATGTAGCAACACCAACATGTAGCAACACCAACATGTAGCATGCTGTTGCTGCATGTTGGTCTTGCTAGGTGTTATTGCCAAGTGTCGCCATTGGCCTGTGTTGCCGTGACTCACAGCGGCACGTTGCTCTGCAGGAAGCGGTTCTCCTCTCCGTCTAGGATGCCATGGTACAGGCCGATCTGCTGCTCCAGTCGCTGTCGGTTGCTTAGCAACATGTCAAAGTCGCGGCGCTGCTGCTCGATCTCGCTCCGCACGTCGCTAAGCTCCGCCTCCAGTCGCGCCGCCACTGAGCCCAGGTTCTGCAGCTCCACTTGGTGCCAGTGGCGGGCGTCACTCAGCGAGTTCTCCAGGCCTCGTTTCTGCAggatcagaggtcaggaggtcGTTAGGTCGTTAGGTCAGGGTTTGGGTGACCCTGGACCTGATGCTGCCAGTCTCACCAGTGCCCTGATGGACTCCGTCTCAGCCTGGAAACTCTGG
This is a stretch of genomic DNA from Gambusia affinis linkage group LG12, SWU_Gaff_1.0, whole genome shotgun sequence. It encodes these proteins:
- the klhl18 gene encoding kelch-like protein 18; the encoded protein is MGDSVCEELEDLVHFSVPDLPARGYVVMEEIRRQGKLCDVTLKVGEHKFSAHRIVLAASIPYFHAMFTNDMVERKQDEILMQGMDPSALEALINFAYSGRVAIDQQNVQALLIGSSFLQLQNVKDACCSFLQERLHPKNCLGVRQFAEAMMCTALYDAANGFLQRHFVEAALSEEFLALRAEEVLELMGCDELNVKAEEQVFEAALAWVHHDRDRRKTLLPELLAKIRLPLCQPRFLSDRVQQDELIRCCHRCRDLVDEAKDFHLVLERRPHLPSFKTRPRCCTSVSGLIYAVGGLNSSGDSLNLVEVFDPVGNFWERCQPMRTARSRVGVAVVNGLLYAIGGYDGQSRLSTVEVYNPETDGWTQVSSMNSQRSAMGTVVIDGHIYVCGGYDGKSSLNSVECYSPETDRWSVVTEMSVSRSATGVTVFDGRIFVSGGHDGLQIFNTVEYYNHHTDRWHPAPAMLNKRCRHGAASLGSHMYVAGGYDGSGFLSGVEVLAGVSGQWSLLVAMNTRRSRVSLVSTAGRLYAVGGYDGQSNLSSVEMLNPDTNRWVFMAPMASHEGGVGVGCVLLQPA